From the Sphingomonas brevis genome, the window CCGAGGAGCGGCCGCGCCACAATCGCTGGGTCGCAAGCCTGCCGCTGCGGTGGCGCTTTTACGCCTCCGGCCTTTACCTGTCGCCGATCGCGCCGCTCGCGCTTGGATTCGTAGCCGGCATAATGACTGTCCTGCTGGGCATCGGCGGCGGCTTCATCATGGTCCCCGCCATGATCTATCTTTTGGGCATGGCGCCGCGCGTCGTGGTCGGCACCAGCCTTATGATGATCCTGGCGATCAGCGCGGTCACGACCATGATCCACGCAACCACTACCCAGGCAGTCGACATCGTGCTGGCCGGGCTGCTGCTGATCGGTGGCGTGGTCGGCGCTCAATATGGCGCGATTCTGACGACCCGCTTGAAGCCCGACCTGCTTCGGTTCGCGCTGGCCGGGATTATCCTCGCCGTCGCGCTACGCATGCTGCTCGGGCTTACCTGGCGGCCAGACGAGATTTTCACGATAGCCTATCTGTGAGGCGCGCAATCATCCTTCTCGGCCTGACGCCGATCCTTATGGCGCAAGCCGAGCCGCGGCTGGTGCCCGACATCAGCGCGCGGTCGATCGAGATCCGCTACAGCTTCTCTGGCGCGCAGCTGCTGCTGTTCGGAGCGATCCTCTATCCGGGCGGCCGCACGCCGAGCAAGCCAGCGGACGTCATTGTCGTGCTTAAGGGACCGGTCGAACCGATCCTGGTCCGCGAAAAGCAGAAGATTGCCGGGATCTGGATGAACGCGGATTCCAATCGCTTCCGCTCGGCGCCGAGCTTTTATGCGGTCGCCTCGTCGGCGCCGGTCCGGCAATTGGTCGATGAGCGGACCGCGGCAATATATGAGCTTGGCCTTCAGGATCTTCAGCTTTCACCTGGCGGCGGGGCGTTACCCGAAAAAGAGAGACGGTTCGAAGCCGGGCTGCTCGACTTGAGAGAACGTGAGGGACTTTACGCCGAGCATCCCCACGGCGTCGAAATAAGCCAGGGCGTCCTTTATCGCGCCCGCATCACGATCCCCAGCCAAGTGCCGGTCGGCGACTATACCGCCGAAACCTTCCTCGTCGCCGACGGCAAGGTTATCGCCGCCGCCACGAGGGAAATCCAGATTGGCAAATCGGGATTTGAGCGGTTCGTTGCACTCGCCGCGCGTCAGCACGGCTTCCTCTACGGCCTCGCCTCGGTAATTTTGTCATTGGGCCTGGGCTGGGCGGCCGCATTGGCGTTCCGCCGCCGCTTCTAAAGCGTATTTTAACCCGTCTCGGCTAATCCCGCTTCAACCGTAATTCTCAAGTGGGGTACGCGCGTCGATGACCGAGCAACCGAGCCTGAAGCAGTTCCTCGACGAACTGAGCAACTACAGCGACACGGATGAGGCCTCGTCGGCCTCTGCCGGGCAGGCGTCCGTTCCGCCGATCGGGCGGGTTCTGGAAATTGCCGGCTCCGGCTCGCGGGTTTGGATGGACTTCGAGCGGCTGCAGATGTTGCTGAAACATGCCGACCCGTCGGTCGCCATGTCGGGGCAGGTCGGCAGCCAGGTCAAAATGATGGTCGCCAACAGCTGGCTGATCGCCAATGTCCGCACCCTGCAGACCGGCAATGACGGCAAGATCATCGGCCAGATCGACTTCCTTGGCGAAGGCCAGGCCGTTTCGGGCGGACGGATGTCGAACTTCCGCCGCGGCGTCACCCGTTACCCGATTCCAGGTTGCGAAGTGCTGCCGGTCACGACCGAGGACATGCGCGCGATTTTCGCCGCGGCCGACGATCCGCACGTTGAGATCGGCACCGTCTATCCGACCGACGATATCCGCGGGACGCTCTACATCGACCCGATGCTGTCGAAGC encodes:
- a CDS encoding sulfite exporter TauE/SafE family protein, with protein sequence MDIYLPIAGMSVNAVLIIALGGLVGVLSGMFGVGGGFLTTPLLIFYGIPPTVAVASATTQITGASVSGAFAHMRRGGVDLKMGAVMTAGGALGSLVGAGLFRLLQNTGQIDLVIGFLYVVLLGGIGGLMLKDAMVALGWIALDEPEERPRHNRWVASLPLRWRFYASGLYLSPIAPLALGFVAGIMTVLLGIGGGFIMVPAMIYLLGMAPRVVVGTSLMMILAISAVTTMIHATTTQAVDIVLAGLLLIGGVVGAQYGAILTTRLKPDLLRFALAGIILAVALRMLLGLTWRPDEIFTIAYL
- a CDS encoding TIGR02186 family protein, translated to MAQAEPRLVPDISARSIEIRYSFSGAQLLLFGAILYPGGRTPSKPADVIVVLKGPVEPILVREKQKIAGIWMNADSNRFRSAPSFYAVASSAPVRQLVDERTAAIYELGLQDLQLSPGGGALPEKERRFEAGLLDLREREGLYAEHPHGVEISQGVLYRARITIPSQVPVGDYTAETFLVADGKVIAAATREIQIGKSGFERFVALAARQHGFLYGLASVILSLGLGWAAALAFRRRF